The following proteins come from a genomic window of Sphingomonas japonica:
- a CDS encoding alpha/beta fold hydrolase, producing MIRLALSISMALAAVPAAAQTTPSAEGTRTALAPVASQTDHLTIMTTMGEGPPVLLIPGLASPRTVWNGVRTDLARNHQVILPEVRGFAGGDPGGNVEPGMLDGIVADLAEYLRKRGGEKVAVIGHSMGGLIGMMLAARHPELVDRLMVVDALPFFGALFDPNATAASVESQARAMQAQIAQGPDAKASTAVTSDPGGIWSNTPAGRIQVANWSRMADPKVVAQAMYEDMVTDLRPDLGRITAKPFTVLYATGAGPMATAIWEREYNGSPATLVAVPDSYHFIMLDQPERFAREVATFLAD from the coding sequence ATGATCCGCCTCGCCCTTTCGATCTCCATGGCGCTGGCTGCCGTACCCGCCGCCGCGCAGACCACGCCCTCCGCCGAAGGGACGCGCACCGCGCTCGCGCCTGTCGCGAGCCAGACCGACCATCTGACGATCATGACGACGATGGGGGAGGGGCCGCCGGTACTGCTGATCCCCGGCCTCGCCAGCCCGCGCACGGTGTGGAACGGCGTTCGAACCGACCTCGCCAGAAACCACCAAGTGATTTTGCCGGAGGTACGCGGCTTTGCCGGCGGCGATCCCGGCGGCAACGTCGAACCGGGCATGCTGGATGGTATCGTCGCCGATCTGGCCGAGTATCTTCGCAAGCGCGGCGGCGAAAAGGTCGCGGTTATCGGCCATTCGATGGGCGGGCTGATCGGGATGATGCTGGCGGCGCGCCATCCCGAACTGGTCGACCGGCTGATGGTGGTCGACGCGCTGCCATTCTTCGGTGCGCTGTTCGATCCGAACGCGACCGCCGCCTCGGTCGAGTCGCAGGCACGGGCGATGCAGGCGCAGATCGCGCAGGGTCCCGATGCCAAGGCGAGCACTGCAGTCACCAGCGATCCCGGCGGCATCTGGTCGAACACGCCGGCGGGACGCATCCAGGTCGCCAACTGGTCGCGTATGGCCGATCCCAAGGTGGTGGCGCAGGCGATGTACGAGGACATGGTGACCGACCTGCGCCCCGATCTGGGACGCATCACCGCCAAGCCCTTCACCGTCCTCTATGCGACCGGGGCGGGGCCGATGGCGACGGCAATCTGGGAGCGCGAATATAATGGCTCCCCGGCAACGCTGGTCGCCGTCCCCGACAGCTATCATTTCATCATGCTCGACCAGCCGGAGCGCTTCGCGCGCGAAGTGGCGACGTTTCTGGCGGATTAG
- a CDS encoding helix-turn-helix transcriptional regulator, with protein sequence MNNHLRSLRAERGWSQQALADLLEVSRQSVNAIETGRYDPSLPLAFKIADLFALPIEAIFVNPSQEPSA encoded by the coding sequence ATGAACAATCATCTGCGCAGCCTGCGCGCCGAGCGAGGGTGGAGCCAGCAGGCGCTCGCCGACCTGCTCGAGGTGTCGCGGCAAAGCGTCAATGCGATCGAGACCGGGCGCTACGATCCCTCGCTGCCGCTGGCGTTCAAGATCGCCGACCTGTTCGCGCTTCCGATCGAAGCCATCTTCGTCAATCCATCGCAGGAGCCGTCCGCATGA
- the metW gene encoding methionine biosynthesis protein MetW, which translates to MTALRPDLAIIAAKVPPGSRVLDIGCGDGALMAALRDRSGIDARGLEIDAANVAAAVARGLSVVQGDADADLGDYPDAAFDYAILSQTLQTARRPHIVLDHLVRIGTRAFVSFPNFAHWQVRASLLWGGRMPVTRLLPERWYDTPNIHHVTIDDFRAMVAERGITVEDAWFLSGDKRTRSAAANLFAEHAVFLLRR; encoded by the coding sequence ATGACCGCGCTGCGCCCCGACCTGGCGATCATCGCTGCCAAGGTGCCACCCGGCAGCCGCGTGCTCGACATCGGTTGCGGCGACGGCGCGCTGATGGCGGCGCTGCGCGATCGCAGCGGCATCGATGCGCGCGGGCTGGAGATCGATGCCGCCAACGTCGCGGCGGCGGTCGCGCGCGGCCTGTCGGTGGTCCAGGGCGACGCCGACGCCGACCTTGGCGATTATCCCGACGCCGCGTTCGACTATGCCATCCTCAGCCAGACGCTCCAGACCGCGCGGCGGCCGCATATCGTGCTCGACCATCTCGTCCGGATCGGCACCCGCGCATTCGTGTCATTCCCTAATTTCGCGCACTGGCAAGTGCGCGCGTCGCTGCTGTGGGGCGGACGCATGCCGGTGACGCGTCTGCTGCCCGAACGCTGGTACGACACGCCCAACATCCATCACGTCACCATCGACGACTTTCGCGCGATGGTCGCCGAGCGGGGCATCACCGTAGAGGATGCGTGGTTCCTGAGCGGCGACAAGCGCACCCGCTCCGCTGCCGCCAATCTGTTCGCAGAGCATGCCGTATTCCTGCTGCGGCGGTGA
- a CDS encoding VOC family protein has protein sequence MTKYLHTMIRVTDPDATIAFFNLLGLEEVRRIENEAGRFTLIFLATPDAMNGPGERADAEVELTYNWDPEEYGSGRNFGHLAYQVDNVYDACQRLMDGGVTINRPPRDGYMAFVKSPDGISVELLSAERLEPAEPWASMPNTGSW, from the coding sequence ATGACCAAATATCTGCACACGATGATCCGCGTAACCGACCCAGACGCCACCATCGCCTTCTTCAATTTGCTGGGACTGGAGGAAGTGCGGCGCATCGAGAACGAAGCGGGACGCTTCACGCTGATCTTCCTCGCCACTCCCGATGCGATGAACGGCCCGGGCGAGCGCGCCGATGCCGAGGTCGAGTTGACCTACAACTGGGACCCCGAGGAATATGGCAGCGGGCGCAATTTCGGGCACCTCGCCTATCAGGTCGACAATGTCTACGACGCCTGCCAGCGGCTGATGGATGGCGGGGTGACGATCAATCGCCCGCCGCGCGACGGGTATATGGCGTTCGTCAAGTCGCCCGACGGCATTTCGGTCGAACTGCTGAGCGCCGAGCGGCTGGAGCCGGCCGAGCCGTGGGCCTCGATGCCGAATACGGGCAGCTGGTGA
- the gloB gene encoding hydroxyacylglutathione hydrolase, with protein MPLEIVRIPALADNYIFLVHDDASGETVVVDPGAADPVLVAAAERGWTIGAIWNTHWHPDHTGGNAAIKAATGATVIAPAAEAAKIPTADQLVSEGDTVTIGHHRAIVLETPAHTAGHVSFHFTGDALLFPGDTLFAMGCGRLFEGTADQMFAAMRRFSALPDATTVYCAHEYTLSNARYAAVAEPDDADIAGRLAAVEALRAAGEATVPTTIGEERATNPFLRARDAAQLAERRAAKDAL; from the coding sequence ATGCCGCTGGAGATCGTGCGCATCCCCGCGCTCGCCGACAACTATATTTTCCTGGTGCATGACGATGCCAGCGGCGAGACCGTCGTCGTCGATCCCGGTGCCGCCGATCCGGTGCTCGTGGCCGCGGCGGAGCGCGGTTGGACGATCGGCGCGATCTGGAACACGCACTGGCATCCCGACCACACCGGTGGCAACGCTGCGATCAAGGCGGCGACCGGCGCCACGGTGATCGCCCCGGCCGCCGAAGCCGCCAAAATCCCGACCGCCGACCAGCTGGTGAGCGAAGGCGATACGGTCACGATCGGTCATCATCGCGCCATCGTGCTCGAAACACCCGCACATACCGCCGGCCATGTCAGCTTTCACTTCACAGGCGACGCGCTCCTCTTCCCCGGCGATACCCTGTTCGCGATGGGCTGCGGCAGGCTGTTCGAGGGTACTGCCGACCAGATGTTCGCGGCGATGCGGCGCTTTTCGGCGTTGCCAGACGCCACCACGGTCTATTGCGCGCACGAATATACGCTGTCGAACGCGCGCTATGCGGCGGTGGCCGAGCCGGACGATGCCGATATCGCCGGGCGGCTGGCGGCGGTCGAGGCGCTGCGGGCTGCGGGCGAGGCGACCGTTCCGACCACGATCGGCGAGGAACGCGCGACCAATCCGTTCCTGCGCGCACGCGACGCGGCGCAGCTTGCCGAGCGCCGCGCGGCAAAGGATGCCTTGTGA
- a CDS encoding prephenate/arogenate dehydrogenase family protein yields MSAPFDRLAIIGLGLIGSSLARGVRAALPGVTLVGYDADPAVRATARRIGLADTIADLPGEAVRGCDGVILCVPVGAMGSVAAEIAADLDPAAIVSDVGSCKASVVDALQAALPGAVIVPAHPVAGTERSGPEAGFATLFRQRWCILTPPEGTDPAAVDRVAALWRALGSDVEIMAPDHHDRVLAVTSHLPHLIAYTIVGTASDLEEITQSEVIKFSAGGFRDFTRIAASDPVMWRDVFLANREAVLEMLQRFSEDLSALQRAIRWGEGDALFDRFTATRAIRRSIVEQGQDDAREDFGRSHD; encoded by the coding sequence ATGAGCGCGCCGTTCGACCGGCTGGCGATCATCGGGCTGGGACTGATCGGCTCGTCGCTGGCGCGCGGTGTGCGCGCAGCGCTGCCCGGCGTGACGCTGGTCGGATATGATGCCGACCCGGCGGTCCGTGCGACGGCGCGGCGGATCGGCCTTGCCGACACCATCGCCGACCTGCCGGGCGAGGCGGTGCGCGGCTGCGACGGAGTGATCCTGTGCGTGCCGGTCGGTGCGATGGGTTCAGTCGCGGCGGAGATCGCCGCCGACCTCGATCCCGCCGCGATCGTCAGCGACGTCGGTTCGTGCAAGGCGAGCGTGGTCGATGCGCTGCAGGCCGCGCTTCCCGGCGCGGTCATCGTTCCGGCGCATCCCGTCGCGGGCACCGAGCGCAGCGGTCCCGAGGCGGGGTTCGCGACCTTGTTTCGCCAGCGCTGGTGCATCCTTACCCCGCCCGAGGGCACCGACCCTGCCGCGGTCGATCGCGTCGCTGCCTTGTGGCGTGCGCTGGGATCGGATGTCGAGATCATGGCGCCCGACCATCACGATCGCGTACTCGCGGTCACCAGCCATCTGCCGCATCTGATCGCCTATACCATCGTCGGCACCGCGTCGGACCTCGAGGAGATCACCCAGTCCGAGGTCATCAAATTCTCGGCGGGCGGATTTCGCGACTTCACGCGCATTGCCGCTTCGGACCCGGTGATGTGGCGCGACGTGTTCCTTGCCAATCGCGAGGCCGTGCTGGAGATGCTGCAGCGCTTTTCCGAGGACTTGTCCGCGCTGCAAAGGGCGATCCGCTGGGGCGAGGGCGACGCGCTGTTCGATCGCTTTACCGCGACCCGCGCGATCCGCCGCTCGATCGTCGAGCAGGGGCAGGACGATGCCCGCGAGGATTTCGGACGCAGCCACGACTGA
- a CDS encoding LD-carboxypeptidase: protein MKIGIVAPARPITQVQADRVQALAALFTPEVEIAVHRQCFASEGHFAGSDAVRAEAFLNYANDPGIDAIWFARGGYGSNRILDRVMPQLGPAARTKTYLGYSDMGFLLGALYARRIGHTVHGPMPLEIGRADQGASIGRALAWLVNKDCRVLEPSLDAGGERRPAAAFNLAILTSMIGTPWLPDLTDHVLMIEDVSEPLYRIDRMLFQLGNATQLKGIAGVRLGMVSDVVENDPPFGETPEFIVRRWCDALGVPYLGRAAIGHGAGNMVVPFGIA, encoded by the coding sequence GTGAAGATCGGCATCGTCGCCCCCGCCCGCCCGATCACGCAGGTCCAGGCCGATCGCGTCCAGGCGCTGGCGGCGCTGTTTACGCCCGAGGTCGAGATCGCGGTCCATCGGCAATGCTTCGCTAGCGAAGGCCATTTCGCCGGCTCGGACGCGGTACGCGCCGAAGCATTCCTCAACTATGCCAACGATCCCGGTATCGACGCGATCTGGTTCGCGCGTGGCGGCTATGGCTCGAACCGCATCCTCGATCGCGTGATGCCGCAGCTCGGCCCCGCCGCCCGCACCAAGACCTATCTCGGCTATTCGGACATGGGCTTCCTGCTCGGCGCGCTTTATGCCCGCCGCATCGGGCACACGGTGCACGGTCCGATGCCGCTCGAGATCGGCCGCGCCGATCAGGGCGCGTCGATCGGGCGCGCGCTCGCCTGGCTGGTGAACAAGGACTGCCGCGTGCTCGAACCCAGCCTCGACGCCGGGGGCGAGCGGCGCCCGGCGGCGGCGTTCAACCTGGCGATCCTGACCAGCATGATCGGCACGCCCTGGCTGCCCGACCTGACCGACCATGTGCTGATGATCGAGGACGTGTCCGAACCGCTCTATCGCATCGACCGGATGCTGTTCCAGCTCGGTAACGCGACGCAGCTTAAGGGGATTGCCGGAGTCCGGCTCGGCATGGTCAGCGATGTCGTCGAGAATGATCCCCCGTTCGGCGAGACGCCCGAATTCATCGTGCGGCGCTGGTGCGACGCGCTCGGCGTGCCGTATCTGGGCCGTGCGGCGATCGGGCACGGCGCGGGCAACATGGTGGTGCCGTTCGGCATCGCCTGA
- a CDS encoding SIMPL domain-containing protein has translation MQSRLFDNRALALLIAAGVLAIGMIVGGYLLGNGLVRARLADRSVTVRGLAERDVTADLAVWTLNYSKQGEDLGQVQASIDRDTATIEAFFRALGFPADALSPAGAGVSQGYNNLGQANVTISQRLQLRTTEIAKARAAVARQFELVRRGVVLQEGSGMVYSFTRLNDVKPAMVAEATKDARASAEQFANDSGTSVGGIKSATQGYFSIEARDGEQPGYGVADSPFKKVRVVTTVDFYLK, from the coding sequence ATGCAAAGCCGCTTGTTCGACAATCGTGCGCTGGCGCTGCTGATCGCGGCGGGCGTCCTGGCGATCGGTATGATCGTCGGCGGCTATCTGCTCGGAAACGGGCTGGTGCGGGCGCGGCTCGCCGATCGCTCGGTAACGGTGCGCGGGCTGGCCGAGCGCGACGTCACCGCCGACCTCGCGGTGTGGACGCTCAACTATTCCAAGCAGGGCGAGGATCTCGGACAAGTCCAGGCGAGCATCGACCGCGATACCGCTACGATCGAGGCATTTTTTCGCGCACTGGGCTTCCCCGCCGATGCGCTCAGCCCGGCGGGTGCCGGCGTGTCGCAGGGCTATAACAATCTGGGCCAGGCCAACGTCACGATCAGCCAGCGGCTGCAACTGCGCACGACCGAAATCGCCAAGGCCCGCGCCGCCGTCGCGCGCCAGTTCGAACTCGTCCGCCGCGGCGTCGTGCTGCAGGAAGGGTCGGGCATGGTCTACAGCTTTACCCGGCTCAACGACGTCAAGCCGGCGATGGTCGCCGAGGCGACCAAGGACGCGCGCGCGTCGGCCGAGCAGTTTGCCAACGACAGCGGCACCAGCGTCGGCGGGATCAAGTCGGCAACGCAGGGCTATTTCTCGATCGAAGCACGCGACGGCGAACAGCCCGGCTACGGCGTCGCCGATTCGCCGTTCAAGAAGGTGCGCGTGGTGACGACGGTGGACTTCTATTTGAAGTGA
- the hisC gene encoding histidinol-phosphate transaminase, with product MNAPVPKPWILGIAPYVPGRSTIDGGTVVAKLSSNENPLGTPPAARAAFDAALGSLERYPDPAATALREAIAQAHDLDPARIIYGTGSDEVLHLAAGAFAGVGDEVVFVRYGFAVYEIAARRVGATPVIAPDRDYATDVDAILACITPNTRVVFVANPNNPTGAYVAGGEIARLHAALPRDVLLVIDQAYAEYLAPEDDDGALALAREAGNVLVTRTFSKIYGLAAERIGWGYGSAEVIDALHRIRAPFNVTTAGQAAAIAALGDAAFVERSRVHNAQWLAWFEDQIAALGNAGLRCVPSKANFSLVLFEGPVTAEAAYHALLAHGFIVRWLPGQGLPHGLRITIGTEQQMRGIAQLLRSIIAA from the coding sequence ATGAACGCACCCGTCCCCAAGCCGTGGATCCTGGGCATCGCTCCGTATGTTCCCGGCCGATCGACCATCGACGGCGGTACCGTGGTCGCCAAATTGTCGTCCAACGAGAATCCGCTGGGCACTCCGCCGGCCGCGCGGGCGGCATTCGACGCGGCGCTGGGCTCGCTCGAGCGCTATCCCGATCCCGCGGCGACCGCGCTGCGCGAGGCGATCGCACAGGCCCACGATCTCGATCCGGCGCGGATCATCTATGGCACCGGGTCGGACGAAGTGCTGCATCTTGCTGCCGGTGCCTTTGCCGGGGTCGGCGACGAGGTTGTGTTCGTGCGCTATGGCTTTGCCGTCTACGAGATCGCCGCGCGGCGTGTCGGCGCGACCCCGGTGATCGCGCCCGACCGCGACTATGCCACCGACGTCGATGCGATCCTCGCCTGTATCACGCCCAACACGCGGGTGGTATTCGTCGCCAATCCCAACAACCCGACCGGTGCCTATGTCGCAGGCGGCGAGATCGCGCGGCTCCACGCGGCGCTGCCGCGCGACGTGCTGCTGGTGATCGACCAGGCCTATGCCGAATATCTGGCACCTGAGGACGACGACGGCGCGCTGGCACTAGCGCGCGAGGCGGGCAACGTGCTGGTCACGCGCACCTTCTCCAAGATTTACGGGCTGGCCGCCGAGCGGATCGGCTGGGGCTATGGCTCGGCCGAGGTGATCGACGCGCTGCACCGTATTCGCGCGCCGTTCAACGTTACCACGGCAGGACAGGCGGCGGCGATCGCCGCACTTGGCGACGCTGCGTTCGTGGAGCGCAGCCGCGTGCACAATGCGCAGTGGCTGGCGTGGTTCGAGGATCAGATCGCCGCGCTCGGCAATGCCGGGCTGCGCTGCGTCCCGTCCAAAGCCAATTTCTCGCTGGTGCTGTTCGAAGGGCCGGTGACGGCCGAGGCGGCGTATCACGCGCTGCTGGCACACGGCTTTATCGTGCGCTGGCTGCCCGGACAGGGGCTGCCGCACGGGCTGCGTATCACCATCGGCACCGAGCAGCAGATGCGCGGCATCGCGCAATTGCTGCGCAGCATCATCGCAGCATGA
- the metX gene encoding homoserine O-acetyltransferase MetX, with product MPDDARFGLRRHVTLAGPLRLDGGMLLSPVEIAYETYGTLDPDGSNAVLICHALTGDHYVASEHPVTGKPGWWTRLIGPGLPVDPARHFVICANVLGSCMGSSGPASENPATGQPWGMAFPVITIRDMVRAQAMLLDHLGVARLRAVIGGSMGGMQALSWASTFPDRVAAAVVIASTARHSAQNIAFHEVGRQAIMADPNWRGGAYYGDGAPPTAGLAVARMAAHITYLSEAGLTEKFGRRLQHSPERPNGAKSFGFDADFQVESYLRHQGISFVDRFDANSYLYITRALDYFDLAEEHGGLLANAFRHTTARFAVISFDTDWLYPTSDSRAIVHALNAAGARASFVELSSPFGHDAFLLDAPEMNRVIDGFLRAGER from the coding sequence ATGCCGGACGACGCACGCTTTGGGCTCAGGCGCCATGTCACGCTTGCCGGGCCGCTGCGGCTCGACGGCGGCATGCTGCTGTCGCCGGTGGAGATCGCCTACGAGACCTATGGCACGCTCGACCCGGATGGATCGAACGCCGTGCTGATCTGCCACGCACTGACCGGCGACCACTATGTCGCGTCGGAGCATCCCGTGACCGGCAAGCCCGGCTGGTGGACGCGGCTGATCGGTCCCGGACTGCCGGTCGATCCGGCGCGGCATTTCGTGATCTGCGCCAACGTGCTGGGCAGTTGCATGGGTTCGTCGGGACCGGCCAGCGAAAATCCCGCGACCGGCCAGCCCTGGGGCATGGCGTTCCCCGTCATCACCATTCGCGACATGGTGCGTGCACAGGCGATGCTGCTCGATCATCTCGGGGTGGCGCGGCTGCGCGCGGTAATCGGCGGCTCGATGGGGGGGATGCAGGCCTTGTCCTGGGCCAGCACCTTTCCCGATCGCGTCGCCGCCGCGGTCGTCATCGCCTCGACCGCGCGGCATTCGGCGCAGAACATCGCCTTTCACGAAGTCGGGCGGCAGGCGATCATGGCCGATCCCAACTGGCGCGGGGGAGCCTATTATGGCGATGGCGCCCCGCCGACCGCCGGGCTGGCGGTGGCGCGCATGGCGGCGCACATCACCTATCTGTCCGAAGCCGGGCTGACCGAGAAATTCGGCCGCCGACTGCAACACAGTCCCGAGCGTCCGAACGGGGCCAAGAGCTTCGGCTTCGACGCGGATTTCCAGGTCGAGAGCTATTTGCGGCACCAGGGGATCAGCTTCGTCGATCGCTTCGACGCGAATTCCTATCTCTACATCACCCGCGCGCTGGATTATTTCGACTTGGCCGAGGAGCATGGCGGGCTGCTCGCCAACGCCTTTCGCCACACCACGGCGCGCTTTGCGGTAATCAGTTTCGACACCGACTGGCTGTATCCGACCAGCGACAGCCGCGCGATCGTCCACGCGCTCAACGCCGCCGGCGCGCGCGCCAGCTTCGTCGAACTGTCCTCTCCGTTCGGACACGACGCCTTCCTGCTCGACGCGCCCGAGATGAACCGAGTGATCGACGGGTTCCTGAGGGCCGGGGAAAGATGA
- a CDS encoding alpha/beta hydrolase: MTDTPEARIAYHHSPGTGPTIVFLPGYASDMQGTKALAIEAWAKAEGRAFVRFDYRGCGASEGSFEDFTLADWRDDALMIVDRLVEGPVVLVGSSMGGWIMLLVARARPDRVIGMVGIAPAPDFTDWGFSPEDKMVLLSEGRLEKASLYGPEPTVTTRAFWTSGESNRLLFGSLPIGCPVRIVQGMADPEVPWERSTRLAQLLGSADVQAWLVKDGDHRLSRDRDIAMILRAIEEVTPRP, from the coding sequence ATGACCGACACCCCCGAGGCGCGCATCGCCTATCACCACAGCCCCGGCACCGGGCCGACGATCGTGTTCCTGCCGGGCTATGCATCCGACATGCAGGGCACCAAGGCGCTGGCGATCGAGGCCTGGGCGAAGGCTGAGGGCCGCGCATTCGTGCGCTTCGACTATCGCGGCTGCGGCGCCAGCGAAGGAAGCTTCGAAGACTTCACGCTCGCCGACTGGCGCGACGACGCGTTGATGATCGTCGATCGGCTGGTCGAAGGGCCGGTGGTGCTGGTCGGGTCGTCGATGGGCGGGTGGATCATGCTGCTGGTCGCCAGGGCGCGCCCGGATCGCGTCATCGGCATGGTCGGCATCGCGCCCGCGCCCGATTTCACCGACTGGGGATTTTCGCCAGAGGACAAGATGGTGTTGCTGAGCGAGGGGCGACTGGAAAAGGCCTCGCTTTATGGTCCCGAACCGACGGTGACGACACGTGCCTTCTGGACTTCCGGCGAATCGAACCGGCTGCTGTTCGGCTCCTTGCCGATCGGGTGCCCGGTGCGCATCGTCCAGGGCATGGCCGACCCCGAAGTGCCATGGGAGCGCAGCACCCGGCTGGCGCAACTGCTCGGTTCAGCCGACGTGCAGGCGTGGCTGGTCAAGGACGGCGACCACCGCCTGTCTCGCGACCGCGACATCGCGATGATCCTGCGCGCCATCGAGGAAGTGACGCCCCGCCCATGA
- a CDS encoding glutamate ligase domain-containing protein, producing the protein MQHGKSYFFVGIGGSGMMPLAMILAGRGATVAGSDRALDQARLPAKFDDLAARGVELFAQDGSGITSPDQIVVASAAIEASVPDMIAAERVGAVRTTRAELLSSLFNQSPRPIGVAGTSGKSTVTGMIGWILHAARRDPTVMNGAVMTNFAHADAPFASALVGGGDDFVSEVDESDGSIVLYRPHIAVLNNVSLDHKSLAELRQLFGDFSAKAQTTIVNIGDPEAAALAASLDPVRLVTVAVEGDADLMACDLEPEPFAIGFTLVAGDERNAVRLAVPGRHNVANALAAIAAARAAGVPLAQAAAAIEGFTGLKRRFELVGSARGVSVIDDFGHNPEKIAATIDTLQAFPGRLLLLFQPHGYGPLKVMRRELVAMFARRLREGDLLVLPDPVYQGGTTDRSVTSADIVADLTAQGAPARHVPDRTAAAAHLVSAAAPGDRIVVMGARDDTLGLLAREMMEMLGR; encoded by the coding sequence ATGCAGCACGGCAAATCCTACTTCTTCGTCGGCATCGGTGGGTCGGGCATGATGCCGCTGGCGATGATCCTTGCCGGACGCGGCGCGACCGTCGCCGGGTCCGACCGCGCGCTCGATCAGGCGAGGCTTCCCGCCAAGTTCGACGACCTGGCGGCCCGCGGCGTGGAGCTGTTCGCGCAGGACGGCAGCGGGATCACGTCGCCCGACCAGATCGTCGTCGCGTCGGCGGCGATCGAGGCGAGCGTGCCCGACATGATCGCTGCCGAGCGGGTCGGCGCGGTGCGCACGACGCGCGCCGAATTGCTCAGCAGCCTGTTCAACCAGTCGCCGCGCCCGATCGGCGTCGCGGGCACGTCGGGCAAATCGACCGTGACCGGCATGATCGGGTGGATATTGCATGCTGCCCGACGCGACCCGACGGTGATGAACGGCGCGGTGATGACCAATTTTGCGCATGCCGATGCACCGTTCGCCAGCGCGCTGGTCGGCGGCGGCGACGATTTCGTCAGTGAGGTCGACGAAAGCGACGGATCGATTGTGCTGTATCGTCCGCACATCGCGGTGCTCAACAATGTCAGCCTCGACCACAAGTCGCTCGCCGAGCTGCGGCAGCTGTTCGGCGATTTCTCGGCCAAGGCGCAGACCACGATCGTCAATATCGGCGATCCCGAAGCGGCGGCGCTGGCGGCATCGCTCGATCCGGTGCGGTTGGTGACGGTTGCGGTCGAGGGCGATGCCGATCTGATGGCGTGCGACCTCGAGCCCGAACCGTTCGCGATCGGCTTTACTCTGGTCGCGGGGGACGAGCGAAACGCCGTGCGGCTGGCGGTGCCGGGGCGGCACAATGTCGCGAATGCGCTGGCGGCAATCGCGGCGGCGCGCGCGGCAGGAGTGCCGCTGGCGCAAGCGGCGGCGGCGATCGAGGGGTTCACCGGGCTCAAGCGCCGATTCGAACTGGTCGGCAGCGCGCGCGGCGTGTCGGTGATCGACGATTTCGGGCATAACCCCGAAAAGATCGCGGCAACGATCGACACGTTGCAGGCGTTTCCCGGGCGTCTGCTGCTGCTGTTCCAGCCGCACGGATATGGGCCGTTGAAGGTGATGCGGCGCGAGCTGGTGGCGATGTTCGCGCGGCGGCTGCGCGAGGGCGACCTGCTCGTCCTGCCCGATCCGGTCTATCAGGGCGGCACCACCGACCGCTCGGTGACCAGCGCCGACATCGTCGCCGACCTGACCGCACAAGGCGCCCCCGCGCGCCACGTCCCCGACCGCACCGCCGCCGCCGCGCATCTGGTGAGCGCCGCCGCGCCCGGCGACCGCATCGTGGTGATGGGCGCGCGCGACGATACACTGGGACTGCTGGCGCGCGAAATGATGGAGATGCTGGGCAGATAG
- a CDS encoding tetratricopeptide repeat protein, which translates to MILPLILLQTLATPVSDESKRHQACVDLAISNPAAALAETTEWQLAGGGALARQCLGVAFATQAKWPAAAVAFEDAARTAERAGDRRAGTFWAQAGNAWLAGGDTARARAALDTAIGSGQLAEFALGEAHLDRARTLVAAGDPGTARTDLDRALQFAPADPLAWLLSATLARRQGDLPRARTDIAQALKRSPDDASVQLEAGNIAVFGNDVAAARTAWEEVQRLAPGSPQAKSAEAALQGLPVE; encoded by the coding sequence ATGATCCTGCCGCTGATCCTGCTCCAGACGCTGGCGACGCCGGTTTCGGACGAATCGAAGCGCCATCAGGCGTGCGTCGACCTTGCGATCTCCAACCCCGCCGCGGCGCTGGCCGAGACGACCGAGTGGCAGCTGGCGGGCGGTGGCGCGCTGGCGCGGCAATGTCTGGGCGTTGCCTTTGCCACCCAGGCGAAATGGCCGGCGGCGGCGGTGGCGTTCGAGGACGCCGCGCGCACCGCCGAGCGCGCAGGCGACCGCCGTGCCGGGACCTTCTGGGCACAGGCAGGCAATGCCTGGCTGGCGGGCGGCGACACCGCAAGGGCACGCGCGGCGCTGGATACCGCGATCGGGTCGGGACAATTGGCGGAATTCGCGCTCGGCGAAGCGCATCTCGACCGTGCGCGCACGCTGGTCGCAGCGGGCGATCCCGGGACCGCGCGCACCGATCTCGACCGGGCGCTGCAATTCGCACCGGCCGATCCGCTCGCCTGGCTGCTGTCGGCGACGCTGGCGCGGCGCCAGGGCGACCTGCCGCGTGCTCGTACCGACATCGCGCAGGCGCTGAAGCGATCGCCCGACGACGCATCGGTGCAGCTCGAGGCCGGCAACATCGCGGTGTTCGGCAACGATGTCGCCGCGGCGCGAACGGCGTGGGAAGAGGTGCAGCGGCTGGCGCCGGGCAGCCCACAGGCAAAGTCGGCGGAGGCGGCGCTGCAGGGGCTGCCGGTGGAGTGA